A region of Reichenbachiella carrageenanivorans DNA encodes the following proteins:
- a CDS encoding RagB/SusD family nutrient uptake outer membrane protein has product MRKLIHIAPKLTKVSIRITLVCLSVVWLPACDSYLEEVPDDRVSLDDLDKAAQLVTNAYSDASYAFTDWMTDDFTYTIGTNLRPAHEQMYLWQDPTSDPEEQDTPGFFWYQTYNAISHANEVLQIIDDLEVDEEDEARRDAIKGEALLARAYGHFMLVNLFSEDNFIFKNGLGLGVPYIESPETEFLVEYKRPSVKKTYEEIEDDLKLGLELIDDRYFTNSGKYHFNKNAALAFASRFYLFKGDFIRSLQYSDELLGANPEAYVRDMTSELFRSAKASTTGYPQLYNSTDLASNLLLIRKVSLFQRTDYAFGVDRNDYGSLFATTIFDDVTDERENPAWVKGLNALFPVRYESLFQRSSINSNVGTPYHIAIAFRGEEVLLNRAECYIQLGRNDDAIADLQVLIDRRFTGDDVTLSMARLRTFYPASWTDFGILYEYLILTRQKEFLAQGMRWFDLKRFQVPVEHYGPDGNVIGTLEGDDKRKVLQLPNSAVEVGGLEGNDR; this is encoded by the coding sequence ATGAGGAAACTGATACACATAGCGCCTAAATTAACGAAAGTGTCGATTCGAATCACACTGGTTTGTCTGTCGGTCGTTTGGCTACCTGCCTGCGATTCTTACCTGGAGGAAGTACCTGATGACCGGGTGTCGCTCGATGATTTGGATAAAGCGGCTCAGCTCGTGACCAATGCCTATTCGGATGCTAGTTATGCATTTACCGACTGGATGACGGATGATTTTACCTATACTATTGGCACCAATTTGCGACCAGCACATGAGCAAATGTATCTATGGCAAGACCCTACTTCAGATCCAGAAGAGCAGGATACGCCAGGCTTCTTTTGGTATCAGACCTATAATGCTATTTCTCATGCCAATGAAGTGTTGCAAATCATCGACGACTTGGAAGTAGACGAAGAAGATGAAGCCCGAAGAGACGCCATCAAAGGGGAGGCTTTACTCGCCAGAGCTTATGGACATTTTATGTTGGTGAATCTCTTTAGTGAAGATAATTTTATATTTAAAAATGGTTTGGGGTTAGGCGTGCCCTACATAGAATCTCCTGAAACGGAGTTTTTAGTAGAGTATAAGCGACCTTCAGTAAAGAAGACGTATGAAGAAATAGAAGATGATTTGAAATTAGGCTTAGAGCTGATAGATGATCGTTATTTTACCAATTCAGGCAAGTATCATTTTAATAAAAATGCTGCCTTGGCCTTTGCTTCAAGGTTCTACCTTTTCAAAGGAGATTTTATTAGATCTTTACAATATAGTGACGAACTCTTAGGAGCTAATCCAGAGGCTTATGTTCGAGATATGACATCAGAATTATTTAGGTCAGCCAAGGCTTCCACTACGGGTTATCCGCAGCTGTATAATTCGACCGATCTAGCGAGTAACCTACTGCTTATCAGAAAAGTATCTTTGTTTCAGCGTACAGACTATGCGTTTGGTGTCGATCGCAACGATTATGGGAGTTTGTTTGCTACTACGATATTCGATGATGTGACCGATGAGCGAGAAAACCCTGCTTGGGTAAAAGGATTGAATGCGTTATTTCCCGTTCGATACGAAAGCTTATTTCAGCGCAGCAGTATCAACTCTAATGTAGGTACACCGTACCATATTGCTATTGCTTTTAGAGGAGAAGAAGTCCTGCTCAATCGAGCGGAATGTTACATTCAGTTGGGAAGAAACGACGACGCTATTGCTGATCTACAAGTGCTAATAGATCGCAGGTTTACTGGAGATGATGTTACCCTTTCGATGGCTCGATTGCGAACATTCTATCCTGCTTCTTGGACTGATTTTGGGATTTTATACGAGTATTTGATTTTGACTAGGCAAAAGGAATTCCTTGCGCAAGGGATGCGTTGGTTTGATTTGAAACGGTTTCAAGTGCCTGTGGAGCACTATGGGCCTGATGGCAACGTGATTGGTACGCTTGAGGGAGATGATAAAAGAAAAGTATTACAACTACCAAATTCTGCTGTGGAAGTAGGTGGGCTAGAAGGTAACGATCGTTGA
- a CDS encoding SusC/RagA family TonB-linked outer membrane protein yields MAKLSRWIGIGAFVLLSTLAYSQSSNISGKVLDASGEPMVGVSVVIDNTTTGAITDLDGNFKLKADVGNVLVVRMLGMQDQRIKVSNPNQQFSIKLIEESVSLQEVVVNGFQEVDRKLFTGASENLKMGDIEAKGIVDVSRVLEGRVAGVNVDNVSGTFGSSPKIRIRGNASINGNNQPLFVVDGVILEDLSNVNTDDFISGNANTLISSSIANINPDDIESFQILKDASATAIYGARAANGVIVITTKRGKSGALRVNYSGNYSVKLRPTYNQFSLLNSAEEMSVYREMQQKGLIDITTSVKAKNYGSMGKMYTKIANHEIPWGAGGGLNEAYLNPYENANTDWFDVLFRDFGLQQQHSLSFTSGTDKSNSYYSISYLNDAGQTIADQVQRLTASSRNTYFLSEKFTFGLKLSASYRDQKVPGTRNREFDPITGKYSRGFDINPLSYALNTSRSIRPYDSNGELEYFRRNYADFNILEELSYNFIDINVTDVSTQTDFELNPVKNLSLKGVMQLRYAATQRDHTVHERSNQAEAYRANNTQFIQDANNLLYRDPDNPGLNPVVVLPVGGFNYLDKTDMLNFFSRVSAEWSKTFSENHQVNVLAGQELRFTNRAEKSTTGLGVVYESGGISVPDPNIIKFFNSQNIEIYSQNELRDRFVGLFLNGGYAYKGKYIANFTVRYDGSNQLGESKNARYLPTWNVSGAWNVHNEAFMSNLSLINQLKIRGTYGVSGNLPPDASALLNLQANVTVRPTDQEPYLYIKDLTNTELTWEKLKELNIGVDVSLLDNRINTSIDWYSRQSFDLIGQVLTSGVGGQSIKTGNFADMESQGFEFTLNTVNMTRGDFSWTSNFNVGYTKDRITRLDYGPRLVDALSQNGAAVLGGPRRGLYSSRFAGLSSTGFPTFYDENDGVVFQYDLQSRENLTETLKYEGSTEPRGSGGLSNTFSWKGLSFSFLLSYKFDYKIRLNDVVETDAQYTDFDALPAEMANRWVVPGDENTTNVPAILDQQLVSAGGEDLNAYSLYNLSDIRVADGDYIRLKNVRLSYQLPSPWVQKIGLNNVNMSIEGQNLWLIYSDDALNGQDPEFFSSGGVSLPQPRLVTFSLNIGI; encoded by the coding sequence ATGGCCAAATTAAGTAGGTGGATAGGAATAGGAGCGTTTGTATTACTGAGTACTTTGGCCTATTCTCAGTCTTCCAATATTTCTGGTAAGGTATTAGATGCCAGTGGCGAACCCATGGTAGGGGTGTCTGTAGTGATCGACAATACCACTACGGGTGCCATTACAGATTTAGATGGCAACTTTAAACTTAAGGCTGATGTCGGGAATGTACTGGTCGTCCGAATGCTTGGTATGCAGGATCAACGCATTAAAGTATCTAACCCCAACCAACAATTTAGTATCAAACTTATAGAAGAGTCTGTTTCCCTTCAGGAAGTAGTAGTCAATGGATTTCAGGAAGTAGATCGCAAGCTCTTTACTGGCGCCTCGGAAAACCTAAAAATGGGCGACATCGAAGCCAAAGGCATCGTAGATGTGAGTCGCGTCCTCGAAGGCCGTGTAGCAGGTGTGAATGTAGACAACGTATCAGGCACCTTCGGATCGTCGCCCAAAATAAGGATTCGTGGCAACGCCTCTATCAATGGCAACAATCAACCACTTTTTGTGGTAGATGGCGTGATCTTGGAAGACCTATCTAATGTAAATACCGACGATTTTATCTCAGGAAACGCCAATACCCTGATCAGCTCCTCGATTGCTAATATCAATCCGGATGATATCGAATCCTTTCAGATTTTGAAAGACGCTTCGGCTACGGCTATCTACGGTGCTAGAGCAGCCAATGGTGTTATCGTGATTACCACTAAAAGAGGCAAGAGTGGTGCGCTTCGCGTTAATTATTCTGGAAATTACTCGGTAAAACTCCGACCTACCTACAATCAGTTTAGCCTACTCAATTCCGCCGAGGAAATGTCCGTCTATCGTGAAATGCAGCAGAAAGGCTTGATAGACATCACCACTTCTGTGAAAGCCAAGAACTACGGCTCGATGGGTAAAATGTATACCAAAATTGCTAATCACGAAATACCATGGGGGGCAGGAGGTGGCCTCAATGAGGCTTATTTGAATCCATATGAAAATGCCAATACCGATTGGTTTGATGTGCTGTTTAGGGATTTTGGTTTGCAACAGCAGCACTCACTCAGCTTTACCTCTGGTACGGATAAATCCAATAGCTATTATTCTATTAGTTATCTCAACGACGCTGGCCAGACCATTGCAGATCAAGTCCAACGGCTGACTGCTAGCTCGAGAAACACCTATTTTTTGTCTGAAAAATTCACTTTTGGTCTCAAGCTTTCTGCTAGTTATAGAGATCAGAAAGTTCCAGGTACGAGAAATAGAGAGTTTGACCCCATCACAGGTAAGTATAGCAGAGGTTTTGATATCAATCCATTGAGCTATGCTTTGAATACCAGCCGCTCGATTAGACCCTATGATTCGAATGGTGAATTGGAGTATTTTAGAAGAAACTATGCCGATTTCAATATCTTGGAAGAATTGAGCTACAACTTCATAGATATTAATGTGACGGATGTATCTACACAAACAGATTTCGAATTGAACCCAGTTAAAAACTTGTCGCTGAAAGGAGTCATGCAATTGCGATACGCTGCTACGCAACGAGACCATACGGTACATGAGCGATCTAATCAGGCCGAAGCCTACCGGGCCAACAACACGCAGTTTATTCAAGATGCCAACAATCTACTTTATAGAGATCCAGACAACCCAGGGTTGAATCCTGTAGTGGTTTTGCCTGTAGGCGGATTCAACTATCTGGACAAGACCGACATGCTCAATTTTTTTAGCAGAGTGAGTGCAGAATGGTCCAAGACTTTCAGTGAAAATCATCAAGTCAATGTGTTGGCAGGTCAAGAATTGAGATTTACTAACAGGGCAGAAAAGAGTACGACGGGTCTGGGTGTGGTTTATGAAAGTGGAGGCATATCCGTGCCTGATCCAAATATTATCAAGTTTTTTAATTCACAAAATATTGAAATTTATTCGCAAAACGAATTGAGAGACAGATTTGTAGGGTTGTTTTTGAATGGAGGCTATGCTTACAAAGGGAAGTATATAGCCAATTTCACCGTACGGTATGATGGCTCTAATCAGCTTGGAGAAAGCAAGAATGCCAGATATCTACCTACTTGGAATGTGAGTGGTGCCTGGAACGTACACAATGAGGCTTTTATGTCCAATCTAAGCCTGATCAATCAATTGAAAATAAGAGGAACTTATGGTGTCTCAGGAAATCTACCACCAGACGCCAGTGCCTTGCTCAACTTGCAAGCTAATGTGACAGTAAGACCCACTGACCAAGAGCCTTATTTGTATATCAAAGATCTTACGAATACAGAATTAACTTGGGAAAAGCTAAAAGAACTGAATATAGGCGTAGATGTTAGCCTGTTAGATAACCGGATCAATACCTCGATAGACTGGTATAGTCGCCAATCGTTTGACTTGATCGGTCAGGTGCTGACCAGCGGAGTAGGTGGACAAAGCATCAAAACGGGCAATTTTGCAGATATGGAATCTCAGGGGTTCGAGTTTACACTTAATACCGTAAACATGACTAGAGGAGATTTTTCTTGGACGTCGAATTTCAATGTGGGATACACCAAAGATAGAATCACCAGACTAGATTATGGACCTAGATTGGTAGATGCGCTGTCGCAAAATGGAGCTGCCGTATTAGGTGGTCCTAGGCGAGGTCTGTACTCTTCTCGATTTGCCGGACTTAGTAGTACAGGTTTCCCGACTTTCTATGATGAAAATGACGGTGTAGTTTTTCAGTATGACTTGCAAAGCAGAGAAAACTTGACGGAGACTTTGAAATATGAAGGCTCGACTGAACCACGGGGTAGTGGTGGTTTGAGCAATACCTTTTCATGGAAGGGTTTGTCTTTCAGTTTCTTACTGTCTTATAAATTTGATTACAAAATCAGACTCAACGATGTGGTAGAGACAGATGCACAATACACAGACTTTGATGCCTTGCCTGCTGAAATGGCCAACCGCTGGGTAGTGCCAGGTGATGAAAATACGACTAATGTACCAGCCATTCTTGATCAGCAATTGGTAAGTGCAGGAGGAGAAGATCTCAATGCTTATTCACTCTATAATTTGAGCGATATCAGAGTGGCTGATGGTGATTACATTCGATTGAAAAATGTGAGGTTGTCTTATCAACTGCCTTCTCCATGGGTACAAAAGATAGGGTTGAACAACGTGAACATGAGTATAGAAGGGCAGAACCTGTGGTTGATCTATTCAGATGATGCACTCAATGGTCAAGACCCTGAATTTTTTAGTTCGGGAGGGGTATCATTGCCACAGCCGAGATTGGTGACATTTTCTTTAAATATTGGCATTTGA
- a CDS encoding PD-(D/E)XK nuclease family protein: MTNDNNFLQSLAQKCQDQFDHQCDRLTVIFPNKRAGVYFADYLAQLYDRPIWSPAIMSFEEFVEIKQTKNYADDLQMIFLLYKAYQEIVKQPEDFDAFFPWGEMILKDYNDIDNYLVDVAHIFRVIKSQKELDEAFRHLSEQDQQTIQSFWKGFLPTPNKKQDEFIATWSILAELYHRFNELLTENGLIYKGQMFRTYAEQVIPIDEGSTLWFAGFNALTKAEEQIIKTYLAQGQTDIFWDVDAYYFNDENQESGTFFRTYAQDEQFKPSIIRDLKETIAQTKLHMEVLSAPFSMGQIKGAAQKIDRLSLTAQEQSQLLVILTDESLLQGMLHALPTHIAHANVTMGWSVAQARIYLFLAKVIAIHDKYQANQVKKIHHREILALLEYNDLLSITQERVTRFDQAAIKGNQIYQSVSDIKSDFPELGQILDTTETTQSLLTHLIAFISDLDLPLLSDLDRSVTVLIHGTLKRIDKAMSSHGIQLNFNSFHKLYLKLGTTLKLPLSGDHKQGIQVMGILETRNLSFKHVLIVGMNEGQWPKDGSNTSFIPYNIRKAFDLPTVEHQDAMQSYLFYRLLHSAENLWISYNNISEFNHNGELSRYVKQLAYETELPIIKTSLVNPIVAEIDPIIRIEKKGKVLEQLHQFLVHPDKDYTRLSPSALNTYIDCKLKFYFQHLEKIKEPKELVEDMDPSLFGNLLHGAMEHLYMHQKYWTTDDISTAKKQLDQAILQSFADQKLGNNAEQTGRQLIAYEVIKSYMLQILAFDEQHAPFNILGLEAKDFNVDFPIETTTGSVQVGLKGIIDRIDEYGEVVRILDYKSGRDERTFGLMEELIDSQSNKRNKAVFQLFYYSMLYKENHPDQTRPIQPGLFNSKDLFSAQFDTQLTQKEGRKGTVILNYLDYESEFKTVLSSLLTEIFDPSVAFSQTEDEKKCQYCIYQQICMKG, encoded by the coding sequence TTGACAAACGACAACAATTTCCTCCAATCACTTGCTCAAAAATGCCAAGATCAATTTGACCACCAGTGCGATCGGCTCACTGTTATTTTCCCCAACAAACGAGCGGGCGTCTACTTCGCAGACTATCTGGCACAGCTGTATGACCGCCCCATTTGGTCTCCTGCCATTATGAGTTTCGAGGAATTTGTAGAAATCAAACAAACCAAAAACTATGCGGATGATCTCCAAATGATCTTTTTGCTATACAAGGCCTACCAAGAGATCGTGAAGCAACCCGAGGATTTCGATGCTTTTTTCCCTTGGGGCGAAATGATATTAAAAGATTACAACGACATTGATAACTACTTGGTAGATGTAGCTCACATCTTTCGTGTAATCAAATCACAAAAAGAATTGGACGAGGCATTCAGGCACCTCTCTGAGCAAGATCAGCAGACTATTCAAAGCTTTTGGAAAGGCTTCTTGCCCACCCCAAACAAAAAGCAGGACGAATTCATAGCTACCTGGTCTATACTAGCGGAGCTCTATCATCGATTCAATGAATTGCTAACCGAAAACGGACTGATTTACAAAGGCCAGATGTTTAGAACTTATGCTGAGCAGGTCATCCCTATAGATGAAGGCTCTACGCTATGGTTTGCCGGATTTAACGCCTTAACGAAAGCCGAGGAACAAATTATCAAAACCTATTTAGCACAAGGACAGACTGATATTTTCTGGGATGTAGATGCTTATTATTTCAATGATGAAAATCAAGAATCAGGTACTTTTTTCAGAACGTATGCACAAGATGAGCAATTCAAACCTTCGATAATCAGAGACTTAAAGGAAACCATCGCGCAAACAAAACTCCATATGGAAGTGCTATCGGCACCGTTTAGTATGGGCCAAATCAAAGGCGCTGCACAAAAAATAGATCGTCTATCGCTAACTGCTCAGGAGCAATCTCAGCTACTAGTGATTCTTACCGACGAGTCACTACTACAAGGCATGCTACATGCACTTCCTACCCATATAGCACACGCTAATGTCACGATGGGCTGGTCGGTAGCACAGGCTAGAATTTACCTATTTTTAGCCAAGGTGATCGCCATCCACGACAAATACCAAGCAAACCAAGTCAAGAAAATTCATCACCGAGAAATCTTGGCCTTATTAGAATACAATGATCTGCTAAGCATCACACAAGAGCGTGTGACCCGTTTCGACCAGGCAGCCATCAAAGGCAATCAAATCTATCAATCGGTCTCCGATATCAAGTCCGACTTCCCAGAACTGGGGCAAATACTAGATACTACAGAGACTACTCAGTCCTTGCTTACTCATTTGATTGCCTTTATAAGCGACTTAGACCTTCCTCTACTCTCAGATCTCGATCGATCAGTGACTGTACTGATCCATGGCACACTCAAACGAATCGACAAAGCCATGTCTTCACATGGCATACAACTCAATTTCAATTCTTTCCACAAGTTGTATTTGAAACTGGGCACTACCTTAAAACTCCCGCTATCTGGCGATCACAAACAAGGTATTCAGGTCATGGGAATATTAGAAACCAGAAACCTGTCGTTTAAGCACGTGCTGATCGTTGGCATGAACGAAGGCCAATGGCCTAAAGACGGCTCTAACACGTCTTTTATCCCTTATAATATTAGAAAAGCATTTGATCTACCTACGGTAGAGCATCAGGATGCCATGCAATCGTACTTATTTTACAGATTGCTACACAGTGCCGAAAACTTATGGATTTCATACAACAATATCTCGGAGTTTAATCACAACGGAGAATTGAGTAGATATGTCAAACAATTAGCATACGAAACGGAATTACCTATTATCAAAACGAGTTTAGTCAATCCGATTGTAGCAGAAATTGATCCTATTATCCGCATTGAAAAGAAAGGAAAAGTCCTCGAACAATTACACCAATTTTTAGTCCACCCAGACAAAGATTACACTCGACTTTCTCCCTCCGCTCTCAACACTTACATTGATTGCAAACTTAAATTTTACTTTCAGCATTTAGAGAAAATCAAAGAGCCTAAAGAACTGGTCGAAGACATGGATCCTTCTTTGTTTGGCAATTTGCTCCATGGCGCTATGGAACATCTATATATGCATCAAAAATACTGGACCACTGACGATATCTCTACAGCAAAAAAACAACTAGATCAAGCCATTCTACAGTCGTTTGCAGACCAAAAGCTGGGTAACAATGCAGAACAAACTGGCAGACAGCTGATTGCTTATGAAGTCATCAAATCATATATGTTGCAAATTCTCGCTTTTGACGAGCAGCATGCACCATTTAATATCTTGGGACTAGAAGCCAAAGATTTTAATGTTGATTTTCCTATTGAAACGACCACAGGTTCTGTACAAGTAGGTTTGAAAGGAATTATCGATCGAATCGATGAATATGGAGAAGTGGTACGCATACTCGACTATAAGTCTGGGCGTGACGAACGTACTTTTGGTCTAATGGAAGAACTGATCGACAGCCAATCTAACAAACGAAACAAAGCCGTTTTTCAGCTGTTTTACTACAGCATGCTTTATAAAGAAAATCACCCTGATCAGACTCGTCCTATTCAACCAGGTCTTTTCAATAGCAAAGATTTGTTTAGCGCACAGTTCGACACGCAACTGACTCAAAAAGAAGGAAGAAAGGGTACCGTCATACTGAATTACCTCGACTATGAGAGCGAATTTAAAACAGTCTTATCTTCTTTGCTCACAGAAATTTTCGACCCATCAGTAGCCTTTTCTCAAACAGAAGATGAAAAAAAATGTCAATACTGTATCTATCAGCAAATTTGTATGAAAGGCTAA
- a CDS encoding DUF2911 domain-containing protein — protein MIKKIIIAIVVAVVGYFAYGVLTTRSHSPLTTAEGSSGDLSVSVDYCQPYKKGRLIFGEASEEALVPYGKYWRLGANDATEITFSHKVNFAGKAVAAGRYRMYAVPNTDHWEVSLNSQLGEFGYFEPDYTLDVVKVQVPVQDGPTGGIEQLTMAFDSDSTGLLLNIAWDETMVSVPIAQQ, from the coding sequence ATGATAAAGAAAATAATAATTGCCATCGTTGTGGCTGTGGTGGGCTATTTCGCCTATGGTGTACTGACCACCCGCTCGCATAGCCCTCTTACTACTGCAGAAGGTAGCTCTGGCGACCTTTCTGTATCTGTAGACTACTGCCAGCCCTACAAAAAAGGACGTTTGATCTTCGGTGAAGCAAGCGAAGAAGCATTGGTACCCTACGGTAAATACTGGAGACTCGGTGCCAACGACGCCACTGAAATCACATTTAGTCACAAGGTGAACTTTGCAGGCAAAGCAGTTGCTGCTGGTCGCTATCGCATGTATGCTGTACCCAATACCGACCATTGGGAAGTGTCACTCAATAGTCAACTGGGTGAGTTTGGTTATTTCGAACCTGATTACACTCTAGATGTAGTCAAGGTACAAGTGCCCGTGCAAGACGGACCCACTGGCGGAATAGAACAACTCACCATGGCTTTTGATAGCGACTCGACAGGTTTGCTACTCAACATTGCTTGGGATGAGACCATGGTTTCTGTACCCATCGCGCAGCAGTAA